One region of Limnospira fusiformis SAG 85.79 genomic DNA includes:
- a CDS encoding circadian clock protein KaiA — protein sequence MFIPSIELSQSVSSYLPKEHYIIIQLDSPEEFIEYVTEHKHQLDCLILEWSPQWQVLVDKLQQNLISIPTLIIIPNEQSPVVQPSLTEPSENYILSSTEVQLKGKQIHLIQGYIDKAISQFITHAVTTRLTDESSSVDTPTELTNFIVRQQRRLMDKLHERLGYLGVYYKRNPKNFLRNLSKADRQKLLEQLKSQYRQIVLSYFANDKNLNNQIDEYVNMAFFGDIPVTRIVEIHMDLMDNFSKQLKLEGRSEDVLLDYRLTLIDTLAHLCEMYRRSIPRESWGE from the coding sequence ATGTTTATCCCATCGATTGAGTTATCTCAGTCGGTGTCCTCCTATTTGCCAAAAGAACACTACATAATTATTCAACTCGACTCCCCAGAGGAATTTATAGAATATGTAACAGAACATAAACACCAACTTGACTGTCTCATTCTGGAGTGGTCGCCTCAGTGGCAGGTTTTAGTTGATAAACTCCAGCAAAACTTAATTTCCATCCCCACCTTAATCATTATACCTAATGAGCAGTCCCCTGTAGTCCAGCCTAGCCTAACTGAACCCTCCGAGAATTATATACTTTCCTCAACAGAAGTCCAGTTAAAAGGTAAGCAAATTCATCTAATACAAGGATATATTGATAAAGCTATTAGCCAATTTATTACCCATGCTGTCACCACTCGTCTGACCGATGAATCATCCTCTGTAGATACCCCTACGGAGTTAACTAATTTCATTGTTCGCCAGCAGCGAAGACTCATGGACAAATTACATGAGCGACTAGGATATCTAGGTGTGTATTATAAGAGAAATCCTAAAAATTTTCTGAGAAACCTGTCCAAGGCAGATCGTCAGAAGCTATTGGAACAGCTTAAATCTCAATATCGCCAAATTGTTTTAAGCTATTTTGCTAACGATAAAAATTTGAATAATCAAATTGACGAATACGTTAACATGGCGTTTTTCGGGGATATTCCAGTGACTCGCATTGTTGAGATTCACATGGATTTGATGGATAATTTTTCCAAACAACTCAAACTAGAGGGACGTAGTGAAGATGTTTTACTGGACTACAGACTTACCTTGATTGACACTTTAGCTCATTTATGCGAAATGTATCGTCGTTCCATACCCCGGGAGTCATGGGGAGAATGA
- the kaiB gene encoding circadian clock protein KaiB, with protein sequence MTPLKKTYVLKLYVAGNTPNSVRALKTLKDILEQEFQGVYALKVIDVLKNPQLAEEDKILATPTLSKILPPPVRKIIGDLSDREKVLIGLDLLYEELEDDDYNF encoded by the coding sequence ATGACTCCTCTGAAGAAAACTTATGTTCTCAAACTCTATGTAGCTGGGAATACCCCTAACTCAGTTCGAGCTCTCAAAACCCTTAAAGATATCTTAGAACAAGAGTTTCAGGGTGTTTATGCTCTCAAAGTGATCGATGTTCTCAAAAATCCTCAACTAGCCGAAGAGGATAAGATTTTGGCAACACCGACCTTATCCAAAATTCTGCCCCCACCAGTGAGGAAAATTATTGGCGACCTCTCCGATCGCGAAAAAGTGCTGATTGGATTAGATTTACTCTATGAAGAATTAGAAGACGACGATTATAACTTCTAG
- the kaiC gene encoding circadian clock protein KaiC, producing the protein MVNSNPQPEPNKRNLISVQKIRTMIEGFDDISHGGMPAGRSTLVSGTSGTGKTLFAVQFLYNGITYFDEPGILVTFEEAPTDIIKNAASFGWDLQGLIDEGKLFILDASPDPEGQDIVGNFDLSALIERIQYGIRKYKARRVSIDSVTAIFQQYEAAGVVRREIFRLVARLKQVGSTTIMTTERESEYGPVARFGVEEFVSDNVMILRNVLEGERRRRTVEILKLRGTTHMKGEYPFTITQNGISIFPLGAMRLTQRSSNVRVSSGNKTLDEMCGGGFFKDSIILATGATGTGKTLLVSIFVNNACQSNERAILFAYEESRAQLLRNAHSWGLDFEAMERKGLLKIICSYPESTGLEDHLQIIRSEISEFKPSRIAIDSLSALARGVSSNAFRQFVIAVTGYAKQEEITGFFTNTTDQFMGSHSITDSHISTITDTILMLQYVEIRGQMSRAINVFKMRGSWHDKGIREYTITEHGPHITDSFRDYERIIGGSPTRISINEKSELSRIIEGVQDDQD; encoded by the coding sequence ATGGTCAATAGCAACCCCCAACCAGAACCCAATAAACGGAACTTAATTAGTGTCCAAAAAATCCGCACCATGATTGAAGGATTTGATGATATCAGTCATGGGGGAATGCCAGCAGGTCGCTCAACCTTGGTTAGTGGTACCTCCGGTACAGGTAAAACTTTATTTGCCGTTCAATTTCTCTACAATGGTATCACCTATTTTGATGAACCGGGTATTTTAGTCACCTTTGAAGAGGCTCCTACCGATATCATCAAAAATGCGGCCAGTTTTGGCTGGGATTTACAGGGATTAATTGATGAGGGTAAATTATTTATTCTTGATGCCTCCCCGGACCCAGAAGGTCAAGATATCGTCGGCAACTTTGACCTTTCAGCACTCATTGAACGCATACAGTATGGCATTCGCAAATATAAAGCTAGACGGGTTTCTATTGATTCGGTAACTGCCATTTTTCAACAATATGAAGCCGCCGGAGTCGTGCGACGAGAAATTTTCCGATTAGTGGCTCGTTTAAAGCAAGTGGGATCCACCACAATTATGACCACAGAGCGAGAGTCAGAATATGGTCCGGTCGCTCGCTTTGGTGTGGAGGAATTTGTCTCTGATAATGTCATGATTCTGCGAAATGTTTTGGAAGGTGAACGCCGTCGCCGCACGGTGGAAATTTTGAAGTTGCGCGGTACTACCCACATGAAAGGAGAATATCCTTTTACGATTACTCAAAATGGGATTAGTATTTTCCCCCTCGGTGCTATGCGACTTACTCAACGGTCTTCTAATGTCAGGGTTTCTTCTGGTAATAAAACTCTTGATGAAATGTGCGGCGGAGGGTTTTTTAAAGATTCAATTATTCTGGCGACTGGTGCTACGGGAACTGGTAAGACTCTCTTAGTTAGTATCTTTGTTAATAACGCCTGTCAAAGTAATGAGCGAGCCATTCTATTTGCTTATGAAGAATCCCGCGCTCAATTGTTGCGAAATGCTCACTCTTGGGGACTAGATTTTGAAGCGATGGAACGTAAGGGATTACTTAAAATTATCTGTAGTTATCCTGAGTCTACAGGCTTGGAAGACCATTTGCAAATTATTCGCTCGGAAATTTCTGAGTTTAAACCTTCCCGCATTGCGATCGATTCTCTTTCTGCTTTAGCTAGGGGAGTTAGTAGTAATGCTTTTCGACAGTTTGTAATCGCTGTCACTGGATATGCTAAACAGGAGGAAATTACCGGCTTTTTTACCAATACAACTGACCAGTTTATGGGTTCACACTCGATTACCGATTCTCATATTTCGACTATTACTGACACTATTCTTATGCTTCAGTATGTGGAAATTCGTGGTCAAATGTCTAGGGCTATTAATGTGTTTAAAATGCGCGGTTCTTGGCATGATAAGGGTATTCGGGAATATACTATCACCGAACATGGTCCCCATATTACTGACTCGTTTAGGGATTACGAACGCATTATTGGTGGTTCTCCTACCCGAATTTCTATTAATGAAAAAAGTGAGTTGTCTCGCATTATTGAGGGAGTTCAAGATGATCAGGATTGA